Proteins encoded together in one Salvelinus fontinalis isolate EN_2023a chromosome 6, ASM2944872v1, whole genome shotgun sequence window:
- the arr3b gene encoding arrestin 3b, retinal (X-arrestin), with the protein MAKVYKKTSGNESIALYLGKRDFVDHVESVDVVDGVIKVDPAELEGRKVWVYLACAFRYGSDDLDVIGLSFRKDIWVKRMQIYPVVDTKPPNTPMQEALLKKCGDQGHPFTFTIDTNLPCSVGLQPAPEDAGKSCGVDYEVKAYIAKEADDPDEKISKKDTCRLIIRKIQFAPGKVAAGPKADISKNFMMSDKPVHLEASIEKELYFHGDPIPVNVKINNETTKVVKKIKITVEQTTEVLLYQSDKYSKTVLTEEFAEEIKGESTLEKTFTVIPLLSNNKEKRGLAVDGRLKDEDTNLASTTIIRPGMDKGMQGIMVSYKIKVNLLVSSGGLLGGLTASDVGVEVPLILMSPKPADVPVE; encoded by the exons AGTCTACAAGAAGACCAGCGGCAACGAATCG ATTGCTCTCTACCTGGGGAAGAGAGACTTTGTGGACCATGTGGAGAGTGTTGACGTTGTCG ATGGGGTGATCAAGGTAGACCCCGCTGAACTTGAAGGCAGGAAAG TATGGGTGTATCTGGCATGCGCCTTCCGTTATGGTAGTGACGACCTGGATGTGATcggactgtcattcagaaaagaCATCTGGGTTAAAAGGATGCAGATCTACCCTGTTGTTGACACCAAACCACCCAACACCCCCATGCAGGAGGCCCTCCTGAAGAAATGCGGAGACCAAGGCCATCCCTTCACTTTCACT ATTGATACCAACCTGCCATGCTCAGTCGGCCTTCAGCCTGCACCAGAGGATGCTGGCAAG TCTTGTGGTGTTGACTATGAGGTGAAAGCATACATCGCCAAGGAGGCAGATGACCCTGATGAGAAAATTAGCAAGAA gGACACTTGCCGTCTGATAATTCGCAAGATCCAGTTTGCCCCAGGCAAAGTTGCTGCAGGACCAAAGGCTGACATCAGCAAGAACTTCATGATGTCTGACAAGCCAGTCCACCTGGAGGCCTCCATAGAGAAGGAG CTCTATTTCCATGGAGACCCAATCCCTGTAAATGTCAAAATCAACAATGAAACCACCAAAGTGGTGAAGAAAATAAAAATTACAG TTGAGCAGACAACAGAGGTGTTGCTTTACCAGTCTGATAAATATTCCAAGACGGTTCTTACTGAGGAATTTGC GGAGGAAATAAAAGGTGAATCCACCCTGGAGAAGACGTTCACGGTGATCCCTCTGCTGTCCAACAACAAAGAGAAGCGTGGTCTGGCCGTGGACGGCAGACTAAAGGATGAGGATACCAACCTGGCTTCCACCACAAT CATCCGTCCTGGCATGGATAAAGGAATGCAGGGAATCATGGTCTCTTACAAAATCAAGGTGAACCTCTTGGTCTCCAGCGGAGGCCTCTTGGGAGGCCTAACAGCCAG TGATGTCGGAGTAGAAGTCCCCTTGATATTGATGTCCCCCAAACCCGCAGATGT CCCAGTGGAGTAA